TCATACTTTACGGCGATTTTAAGCTGACATTACGCTTCAAATGTTCTTTATCAGTCTTGTGCTGGGTGGAGCCAGCTGTAAGTTGCAGTGTTACAGTATTGTGGTAAAAAAGAGGATTCGATACATTCTTCAATACCACTACGACCAAGATGAGCAgcaaaagacgaaaaaaatttgtggacCTAATACATTATCGAATACAACAGCAACGCGATGGTTTCAACGATTCCTCTCTGTAATATGGACGTCGAAGATGAGGCGAAACGTCGAAAGTGTAGTTATAATCATGGAAATCGTCAAGTCGAATCGCCATGGGAGCACGTATTCTATCGTACAGGAACCGCAAATTAACCACAAAACCATTAGGAACCATATGCATAAGGCTGGTCTCAAGAAGAAACTCGATATGTGGGTGCCACACGAATTAACGCAAACGAACTTTTTGGATCAAACTGATGCTTGCGAAGTGAAGCGAAGAAACGCTCAAAACATTTTACTTCATGTAGTCTCACTTATGTTCGCAATATTGGTCTCATGTTTCGAAAAGAAGATTAATGATCCGTATTCAGTTTGTTGCTATACGTGATTCTCATCTGCTCACATTAATTGTGGCGGTTTTCATCAATAGTTTTGCTTGAAATCTGTTCATTTATCCATGTTTCTCCACCTCCTCTTCTTCccttttccttaaaaataatcaatagGAAACTAAATGCGTTTCACTGCTAATCAGTTTGTAACGATTTTGATTACTGCTTGTCAATTGTGGGCGAACTTTGAACGATCATACTGAACGCGGAGGAAAAACCTTTAGAGCAGCACCCATGGCCAAGTCTAAAACGATTTCAGTTATGTTGATGTACAGCTGTCTTTGTATTGAGCATATCTGAATTGATGTTTCTGTAGGCACAAAGGTCCATCCATCCGTTAAGtcaatttaagaaaaaccaTTTCGTTTGAAAGTGTCGTTCTAAATTTCTCGTCTCCGCAGGAGCCTACATTTTCCGCCGTTTGTCAGCGGCAAGGACTGAATCAATCCAGGATTACTGTGAGCTCCTCGTCTCGCTATCCTTAGAGCTTCCTCTTCGGGATGGTGAAGAGATAAGTGTTCTGCTGCTCATGAGACTCACTTACTGTTACGCTCACTCGCTTAGCGCCAGCACTCCTGTGCGTCCGTCCCAAAAAGTGCGCCTGTCTTAAAAAAACGATTTGATTCTGCTGAACAATGGAGGTCGAGAATGCTATTGCCAGTAGTAGGAATGCTGCTAGACTAGCATGCATCCTTAATGTCTATTCAAAGAACAATCTATTCTTTGACGGTTACAAATAAAAGTATTAGCGTGGAAGTCTTGAAATGGGTGTAGAGGACGTAAGCTATCGGTACGTCCAAAGCAATGATGACCAACTGATAATTGCTACGTATTCcgcactttttttcagagaaggtACTGTTTGTCTCATAGAATGTTCAAAGATTCAAATGTAAGGTGCCATTCACAGCTGATTTTACCAAGACGCTACTTGAATACGAATTGGATATCCAGTAAAAATACATTATTAAGTCACTGGCGTccatccacttgggatgcgccaacgagtTTCGATGCaactcgtaatcgttgaggttttggaacgcgtgttggacTCAAGCATAGCAATGACTTGGAGTGACGAGCGTATGATCAGGTTAGCCTACGACGTGGGATTCATGCGCCGCAGGCAGGGGACGTTCGGAGCTGCACATTTGGTGCGACGCACCAAAAAAATGGGTTACCGTAATTATTGGTGCAACAACACCGAGCGATATTTCACAGCGGATTTGCCGAGAAGTGACTGAGAAGTAGTGAACAGAGAATATCGAATACTCAAAATAATCTTTTCGAATTACAGCGGTAACGAAAGAGTATAGGTGTAGGATATGGTTGGGGTATTCTTCAAGTGTAGTGCTGACTCCTTAAGGATGGAAACTACGAAATTTTCCATCAGTGCCCAGAGTTTTTAGAGaaagaacgaacaaaaaagttgcgaggtaaaaaaaaaatctaattttgtaGCAAAAATATACAGAGAGTGCCCAAACTTTTGATTCTTATTGACTAGAGAGGGCGagcaaaacaagaagaagTCTAAACTCTAACTTTAGCATTACGTTTAGACTGGTTTATCTGTAACTCACCATTACATCTGTTTACACATGATTTTAGATAGGTTAGATGCAAAAGCAGTGCAAAAGCAGTGTAAGTATGAAATGTAATGAACACAAGATCAAATGAAGAATTTGTTAAAATCCCATCAACTATTCACCACTATGGCTTTtgaactatgaaaaaaaaacttttggacGTGAACCACATTGTGAAATTCAAACAAGACATATTAGATGCAAAAGCAGCTATTTTAGCATATTTGAAATCGATTCGGATTGGAccgtaaaatttaaaatcgcTATGAACTGATTAGCCAAAAAGGATGGCTGTTCATCGATTTTTGTCAGCAAGAATTAAGTAAATCAGCAGATGTTTCCTACAGAAAGATAATGTTTGATTCTCTTTCCATTTTAGGATTCTCGGACCGTTTACTTTCAGGAGTTTAAGAATGAACatattgaaaaaatctgaTCACTCGGAGCCATGACGAagcaaaaactccaaaaaattaaaaatcttgATCATCTTCGAAAGAACTATAACCGATGACTGACGATTCTATGTTGGAGTTATCCTCATTTCAATAGTATTCTGTATTTTCTGCGATTTTAAGGGAAAAATAACCACAAAACAAGACTAAAATAATTAGAGCTGAATTT
This window of the Necator americanus strain Aroian chromosome III, whole genome shotgun sequence genome carries:
- a CDS encoding hypothetical protein (NECATOR_CHRIII.G13216.T1), producing MFFISLVLGGASCKLQCYSIVVKKRIRYILQYHYDQDEQQKTKKICGPNTLSNTTATRWFQRFLSVIWTSKMRRNVESVVIIMEIVKSNRHGSTYSIVQEPQINHKTIRNHMHKAGLKKKLDMWVPHELTQTNFLDQTDACEVKRRNAQNILLHVVSLMFAILVSCFEKKINDPYSVCCYT